GCTCGGAAGGCGAAGCCGAAGCCCCAAGCGAAAGGAATTGTAGCACCCCAAGAGTTGGATGCGATGGTTGCAGCTAGTCTGCGAGACGTTGGCAGCGATGACGATGCAtccgatgaagatgatgattcGGACTTGCTGGATGAACTATCAGCGATAACCGGGACTGCTGTGCCGGATGAAGACGATGGAGCAAACGAGGAAGCTGCTAAATCGAAGCCTCCCGTAGCCCCACCGAGAAAAAGTTCCACCAGCGGAGATTTGGTGCCACTGCTGAAATCCCGCATCGCAATGTACACGCAAGCGGAGGAGGGAGCCAAGAAGTCGGGCGATTCGGGAAAAGCGCGGCGATTTAACCGAGGACTGAAGACTCTTAAAGATCAGCTTAAAATGGCCGAAGCAGGGAAGGCAGTGGATCAAAGTGAAATCCCTCCCGAAGTAAGCGTAAAATTAGCAGCGCCACCGAATGAACCTACGGATGAACCACCGAAACAACCAATTTCTGCACCTGCCCGCCCGGCACCTCCCCCGCCTATTGCTTCTCCTGCCGCAGATGAACCAGGACCTTCCCGATCTGCACCACCGGTTCCGCCGAGGGGTGAAGCAAAACCACCAATTACACCTGTACCGGTGCTGCAagaaacggcagcagcagcgccgtcGAACCCCAAGCTAAGGCTGCTGAACGAGCGAAAGCAACTGTACAAGCAAGCAGCACTGAACGCGAAAAAAGCGGGAAACAACGAACAGGCAATGGCGTACGTTAAGGTTCTGAAACAGTTCGATGTGGTGATTCGGGCCATGGAGAACGGGGAGGAGGTCGATCTGAGTCGaatgccaccgccaccgagcGAGCTTAGCTTGGCGCAGTCCAGCTCACAGTCAGTGCCTTCCGTTAGCAAACCGAAAGAGGAAGCAAAAGTTCAGAAAGAAGCGGAAGTGCCTAGTCCCGCACCGTCGTCTTCCGAGCAACCGGCCgccgaggaggaggacgaggaagaGGAAAATTTAATCGAAGCCACCACTGTACTAGAGGCGCTGGAGCAGCGGTTGGAGAAGTATAAATCCGTCGAACAGGCGGCAAAAGACGAGGGTAACAGCTCAAAAGCCCGTCGAATGGGACGCATTGTGAAGCAGTATCAGGATGCGATAAAGATGCATAAGGCGGGCAAACCGATTCCAATCGATGAACTGCCCACACCACCGGGCTATGGGCCAATTCCGGTCGACGGTCCTCCGAAGCCAGCGGCACCGCCAGCGCCCAAGAAACCGGCCCCAGCCGTACCGCTGAAACCACAAGCTACTTCCCCAACCGTGCCGACCGCTGAGCCAACCCCCGGAACTAGTAAAAGCTCTCCCAAACCGGCCGTCACCCAGTTCGATAAGCAGTTGAACCTTTTGCTGGAACGTCATCGAGAATATAAACAGGCAGCCATTGAGGCGAAAAAGGCAGGCGATCTCGACGAAGCGAAGGAATGTTTGCGGGTGTTCAAGGGGCTGGAAAAGCTGATAGAGGTAGCCCGTGCGGGTGGAAGAGTCGATCTGACCACAATTCCGATTGCACCGTCGAAGCGAAACGCGCTCGAAGCATCCTTTACCATCGTCAACACGGAGGACTGTGATCAGGTGGGAACCGATACCGGCGGGCCGGCGGGTGCAGTTGAAGGTGTGGATAGCGAGACGCGCATACGGCTGGAGGAGCAGCTGTCGAAGCAGCTGATTATCTGTCGTAACACGCGTGACCATCATCGGGCCATGGGAGACATTGCGGGGA
This genomic interval from Anopheles merus strain MAF chromosome 3L, AmerM5.1, whole genome shotgun sequence contains the following:
- the LOC121599363 gene encoding coiled-coil and C2 domain-containing protein 1-like isoform X1, which codes for MFGFNKPAAPAKRERKRDPAEFGIFGLTNDIAGLGDDADDGSDPDDEDLEAELAAITAGMGGARKAKPKPQAKGIVAPQELDAMVAASLRDVGSDDDASDEDDDSDLLDELSAITGTAVPDEDDGANEEAAKSKPPVAPPRKSSTSGDLVPLLKSRIAMYTQAEEGAKKSGDSGKARRFNRGLKTLKDQLKMAEAGKAVDQSEIPPEVSVKLAAPPNEPTDEPPKQPISAPARPAPPPPIASPAADEPGPSRSAPPVPPRGEAKPPITPVPVLQETAAAAPSNPKLRLLNERKQLYKQAALNAKKAGNNEQAMAYVKVLKQFDVVIRAMENGEEVDLSRMPPPPSELSLAQSSSQSVPSVSKPKEEAKVQKEAEVPSPAPSSSEQPAAEEEDEEEENLIEATTVLEALEQRLEKYKSVEQAAKDEGNSSKARRMGRIVKQYQDAIKMHKAGKPIPIDELPTPPGYGPIPVDGPPKPAAPPAPKKPAPAVPLKPQATSPTVPTAEPTPGTSKSSPKPAVTQFDKQLNLLLERHREYKQAAIEAKKAGDLDEAKECLRVFKGLEKLIEVARAGGRVDLTTIPIAPSKRNALEASFTIVNTEDCDQVGTDTGGPAGAVEGVDSETRIRLEEQLSKQLIICRNTRDHHRAMGDIAGMNKFENLALNVQKDLDLVRLGHRQGLSLPKFHYEKLQFNVVKCHTDLSDNEVEIRVVRGINYNVPNPKDVDTYVKFEFPYPQEDPLKGKTNLVKDTHSPEYNYQQTFEIQRSQRNCQRIFKRHALKCEVYSKGCCCHGASTGLFSCFSGFLRSDVLIGTVTVKLQPLETQIEIHDSFPLMDGRRTVGGKLEVKIRVRNPILTKQIEQINERWVVLDS
- the LOC121599363 gene encoding coiled-coil and C2 domain-containing protein 1-like isoform X2 — translated: MFGFNKPAAPAKRERKRDPAEFGIFGLTNDIAGLGDDADDGSDPDDEDLEAELAAITAGMGGARKAKPKPQAKGIVAPQELDAMVAASLRDVGSDDDASDEDDDSDLLDELSAITGTAVPDEDDGANEEAAKSKPPVAPPRKSSTSGDLVPLLKSRIAMYTQAEEGAKKSGDSGKARRFNRGLKTLKDQLKMAEAGKAVDQSEIPPEVSVKLAAPPNEPTDEPPKQPISAPARPAPPPPIASPAADEPGPSRSAPPVPPRGEAKPPITPVPVLQETAAAAPSNPKLRLLNERKQLYKQAALNAKKAGNNEQAMAYVKVLKQFDVVIRAMENGEEVDLSRMPPPPSELSLAQSSSQSVPSVSKPKEEAKVQKEAEVPSPAPSSSEQPAAEEEDEEEENLIEATTVLEALEQRLEKYKSVEQAAKDEGNSSKARRMGRIVKQYQDAIKMHKAGKPIPIDELPTPPGYGPIPVDGPPKPAAPPAPKKPAPAVPLKPQATSPTVPTAEPTPGTSKSSPKPAVTQFDKQLNLLLERHREYKQAAIEAKKAGDLDEAKECLRVFKGLEKLIEVARAGGRVDLTTIPIAPSKRNALEASFTIVNTEDCDQVGTDTGGPAGAVEGVDSETRIRLEEQLSKQLIICRNTRDHHRAMGDIAGMNKFENLALNVQKDLDLVRLGHRQGLSLPKFHYEKLQFNVVKCHTDLSDNEVEIRVVRGINYNVPNPKDVDTYVKFEFPYPQEDPLKGKTNLVKDTHSPEYNYQQTFEIQRSQRNCQRIFKRHALKCEVYSKGGFLRSDVLIGTVTVKLQPLETQIEIHDSFPLMDGRRTVGGKLEVKIRVRNPILTKQIEQINERWVVLDS